In the genome of Chryseobacterium oryzae, one region contains:
- a CDS encoding Lrp/AsnC family transcriptional regulator translates to MNYQLDEIDKKILDFLVENTRMPFTEIAKQMDVSAGTIHVRVKKMEDAGIILGSSLNLDYGKLDYHFTAFIGILLTKSNRTQEVLKELSTIPNVIEASVISGKYNIFCKVRAKNTNDAKRIIYQIDDIQDVMRTESMISMEEFLSDKNRLINAISI, encoded by the coding sequence ATGAACTATCAACTGGACGAAATAGACAAGAAAATTCTTGATTTTCTGGTAGAAAATACAAGAATGCCTTTTACAGAAATTGCTAAGCAGATGGATGTTTCTGCGGGTACAATCCACGTAAGGGTAAAGAAAATGGAAGATGCAGGTATTATTTTAGGATCATCTCTTAACCTTGATTATGGTAAATTAGATTACCATTTCACGGCTTTTATAGGAATTCTTTTAACAAAATCAAACCGTACACAAGAGGTTTTGAAAGAATTATCAACCATTCCGAATGTTATTGAAGCAAGCGTTATTTCAGGAAAATATAATATTTTCTGTAAGGTAAGAGCGAAAAATACAAATGATGCAAAAAGAATTATCTATCAAATAGACGATATTCAGGATGTTATGAGAACTGAAAGTATGATTTCGATGGAAGAATTCCTGAGCGACAAAAACAGATTGATCAACGCGATCTCTATTTAA
- a CDS encoding thioredoxin family protein: MMNTPSNMIALGTKAPFFELPNPSKSNELQSLDDLKGEKGTLVIFMCNHCPFVLHVIDKLTELYEDYNESGIEFIAINANNVEKYPADSPEKMIEFQIERKFDFPYLYDESQAIAKAYDAACTPDFFFFDEKLDLIYRGQMDDSRPGNHKEVTGEDLIIAFENLLIGEPQEEIQRPSMGCNIKWK, from the coding sequence ATTATGAATACTCCCTCAAATATGATAGCGTTGGGAACAAAAGCTCCTTTTTTTGAGCTTCCAAACCCCTCCAAAAGTAACGAATTACAATCTCTTGACGATTTGAAAGGAGAAAAAGGCACTTTGGTAATCTTTATGTGCAATCATTGTCCGTTTGTTCTTCATGTAATTGATAAATTGACTGAACTATACGAGGACTACAACGAAAGCGGAATAGAATTTATTGCCATAAACGCGAATAATGTAGAAAAGTATCCTGCAGATTCTCCGGAAAAAATGATTGAATTTCAAATTGAAAGAAAATTCGATTTTCCTTACTTATATGATGAAAGCCAGGCGATTGCCAAAGCGTATGATGCGGCATGTACACCAGATTTCTTTTTCTTTGATGAGAAATTGGATCTTATATATCGTGGACAAATGGACGATTCCAGACCGGGTAACCATAAAGAAGTAACGGGAGAAGATTTAATCATTGCTTTTGAAAATCTTTTAATTGGTGAGCCACAGGAAGAAATTCAAAGACCAAGTATGGGTTGCAATATTAAATGGAAATAA
- a CDS encoding peptide chain release factor 3, which produces MSDLIKEIEKRKTFGIISHPDAGKTTLTEKLLLFGGAIQEAGAVKSNKIKKGATSDFMEIERQRGISVATSVLAFEYRNHKINILDTPGHKDFAEDTYRTLTAVDSVIVVIDVAKGVEEQTEKLVQVCRMRNIPMLVFINKLDREGKDAFDLLDEVEQKLGLTVCPLSLPIGMGSDFQGIYNIWENNIQLFLEEKKQKVGDSIKFDDINDQSIDEAIGEKAASTLREELDLVQSVYPEFNREDYMKGDLQPVFFGSALNNFGVRELLDAFIDIAPMPQAKESDTRLVKPEENQFTGFVFKIHANMDPKHRDRLAFVKIVSGTFKRNENYLLVREGKKMKFSSPNAFFADKKEVVDESFPGDIVGLHDTGSFRIGDTLTGGEKLSFKGIPSFSPEHFRYINNNDPLKAKQLAKGIDQLMDEGVAQLFTLEMNNRKIIGTVGALQYEVIQYRLEHEYGAKCTYEPLSMHKACWVEADEKSEEFKEFARLKQRFLARDKYNQLVFLADSSFTIHMTQEKFPNVKLHFISEFQNA; this is translated from the coding sequence ATGTCAGACTTAATCAAAGAAATAGAAAAAAGAAAAACTTTTGGGATTATCTCTCACCCGGATGCCGGAAAGACCACTCTTACCGAAAAATTACTACTTTTCGGGGGAGCAATTCAGGAAGCAGGTGCAGTAAAATCTAACAAAATAAAAAAAGGGGCAACTTCCGATTTCATGGAAATTGAAAGACAAAGAGGAATCTCCGTTGCAACTTCGGTTTTGGCATTTGAATACAGAAACCACAAAATAAATATTCTCGATACACCGGGACACAAAGATTTTGCAGAAGATACTTACAGAACTTTAACAGCGGTAGACTCAGTAATTGTTGTGATTGATGTTGCAAAAGGGGTTGAAGAGCAGACAGAAAAACTCGTACAGGTTTGCAGAATGAGAAACATTCCTATGCTGGTTTTTATCAATAAACTAGACCGCGAAGGAAAAGATGCTTTTGATCTACTGGATGAAGTTGAACAGAAATTAGGATTAACGGTTTGTCCGCTTTCTTTACCAATCGGTATGGGAAGCGACTTTCAGGGGATTTATAATATTTGGGAAAACAATATTCAGTTATTTCTGGAAGAGAAAAAACAAAAAGTTGGAGACTCTATTAAATTTGATGATATTAATGACCAGTCTATAGATGAAGCCATCGGTGAGAAAGCTGCATCTACACTAAGAGAAGAGCTCGATCTTGTACAGTCTGTTTATCCTGAATTTAACCGTGAAGATTATATGAAAGGAGATTTGCAGCCTGTTTTCTTCGGCTCTGCCTTAAATAACTTTGGAGTTCGGGAATTGCTGGATGCCTTTATAGATATTGCTCCAATGCCACAAGCTAAAGAAAGCGATACCCGTTTGGTAAAACCAGAAGAAAATCAATTTACAGGATTTGTATTTAAAATTCACGCCAATATGGATCCTAAACATAGAGATAGATTAGCTTTCGTTAAAATTGTTTCAGGAACATTTAAGAGAAACGAAAACTATCTTCTTGTAAGAGAAGGCAAAAAGATGAAATTTTCTTCACCCAATGCATTTTTTGCAGATAAAAAAGAAGTAGTGGATGAAAGTTTTCCGGGAGATATTGTAGGTCTTCATGATACGGGAAGTTTCCGAATTGGTGATACACTTACCGGTGGAGAAAAACTGAGCTTTAAAGGGATTCCGAGCTTCTCTCCGGAACATTTCAGATACATCAATAACAACGATCCTTTAAAAGCTAAGCAATTGGCAAAAGGAATCGACCAACTAATGGATGAAGGTGTTGCACAGTTATTTACGCTTGAAATGAATAACCGAAAGATTATAGGAACTGTTGGTGCACTTCAGTATGAAGTTATACAATACCGTTTAGAGCACGAATATGGAGCAAAATGCACTTATGAGCCGCTTTCTATGCATAAAGCATGTTGGGTTGAAGCCGATGAGAAATCTGAAGAATTTAAGGAGTTTGCAAGATTAAAACAAAGATTTTTGGCAAGAGATAAATATAATCAGCTAGTATTTTTGGCAGATTCTTCTTTTACTATTCATATGACGCAGGAGAAGTTCCCAAATGTAAAACTGCATTTTATCAGTGAATTTCAGAATGCATAA